In the genome of Natronorubrum sediminis, one region contains:
- the spt4 gene encoding transcription elongation factor subunit Spt4 produces MASDRLVCRECHRVNDPDNETCDACNSSSLTEDWAGYVVIAHPEDSEIASEMQVTEPGAYALKVR; encoded by the coding sequence GTCGCGAGTGTCACCGGGTCAACGATCCTGATAACGAGACTTGCGACGCCTGCAACTCCTCGTCGCTGACCGAAGACTGGGCGGGCTACGTCGTCATCGCCCACCCCGAAGACAGCGAGATCGCAAGCGAGATGCAGGTCACCGAACCGGGCGCGTACGCGCTCAAGGTCCGGTAA